The following are encoded in a window of Staphylospora marina genomic DNA:
- a CDS encoding UvrD-helicase domain-containing protein: MIKVAELTSEQWQAANCLDKNCIVQAGAGSGKTRVLVERYLAILERHNQDPGMLDRIVAITFTEKAAAEMKERIRKEVSVRARRMRQAGDDVRAAAWHRLFGEMERARITTIHSFCLQLLRRYPVEAGIDPDPVVLEEAESGRRLTESVEEALAARLSATGESTGVLESWVVDIGWSGSVNRLTGVLAELLTKGMDVPALREKTMSDLDMRERLSSDRAEREGSVRVPEPTEDAFGKREFPAARLERILLEEIFDVIEAAFRLYAERKQADGAIDYDEMQSRVCGLLEKHPEIRREIREGIDWLMVDEYQDTSPLQKKLIDLLGRDDDGSFRPGKLFVVGDPNQSIYGFRGVDVTVFHRTREEICASPEGTEVFLRHNFRSEPELVKLCNNVFGKLMNEEAPNGYVPAEAGIRGSSPSHVAEWIDVPKADPRFPGWDHRDLEAAMLARRIDRMIREEGVRPGQMAVLFRAMTHVKKVERELARLGIPYFVVKGRGFYDRQEIHDVKHFLRLLVNPEDRAAMVGVLRSPFCAVSDETVTRIALEAAWREGPERWAERPDLDEAERRKLRRFAVLLQKAGQLAGTMRIGDLLRMVLEESGYTVTAWAVPEGKRTVANLNKLLEQADRLEGMDGWSISRYLDRLEWLTREQERENEAAVESEDSDCVKLMTIHQAKGLEFPVVFVPDLSRKPGRNRLDLFVCDERGLVVNLKDGQGNTVERFTSAEERRKRLEREESLRLLYVAMTRAESRLVLSGVRGGTKKGGKEETWIEGLSASLGADNINPDTGEWMYEEGALPIRWLTGPAPDVSAGSRQETPLDRLAKGEDPFQGITGTEEEPDSPPFFLRRGLTPGDLLEMSVTEWKEMVNCPRRYYYGRVIGVPALGAGGEEPNPTGGKPGVLAPNERGTVVHRVFELLAESGGEPETWERFALQALEEQEIAPEDRKAALEEIRPFIGRFAFGEWYARVRNSSECRTEERFTFTTRGLTIIGVMDCLIRDARGNWEIIDYKTDQVTPETLEETAREYMPQLMLYALAASQRNIRPVRASLWFVGAGLERSWDVDATWIGRAEEMLEETAVKLRTSTEQDGWEPRPGKRCFHCPWNWLCDGAAAEG; this comes from the coding sequence ATGATCAAAGTGGCGGAACTCACGTCCGAACAGTGGCAGGCGGCGAATTGTCTGGACAAAAACTGCATCGTGCAGGCCGGTGCCGGATCCGGAAAGACCCGGGTGCTGGTGGAGCGGTATCTCGCCATCCTGGAACGTCACAACCAGGATCCCGGAATGTTGGACCGGATTGTGGCCATCACGTTCACCGAGAAAGCGGCCGCCGAGATGAAGGAACGGATTCGCAAAGAGGTGTCCGTCCGGGCCCGGCGCATGCGTCAGGCCGGAGACGATGTGCGGGCCGCGGCCTGGCATCGCCTGTTCGGCGAGATGGAGCGAGCCCGGATCACCACGATTCATTCGTTTTGCTTGCAACTTCTGCGTCGTTATCCGGTCGAGGCGGGGATCGATCCGGATCCCGTCGTGCTGGAGGAAGCGGAAAGCGGAAGACGCCTGACCGAATCGGTGGAAGAAGCGCTTGCCGCCCGATTGTCCGCAACCGGTGAATCGACGGGGGTGTTGGAAAGCTGGGTGGTGGACATCGGATGGTCGGGCAGCGTGAACCGGCTCACCGGTGTCTTGGCCGAATTGCTCACCAAGGGCATGGACGTTCCTGCGCTCCGGGAAAAAACCATGTCCGATCTGGACATGCGGGAACGACTTTCGTCGGACCGGGCGGAGCGGGAAGGATCGGTGAGGGTTCCGGAACCAACGGAGGATGCGTTTGGAAAGCGGGAATTTCCGGCCGCCCGGTTGGAGCGGATCCTGCTCGAAGAAATCTTTGACGTGATCGAGGCGGCGTTCCGGCTGTACGCGGAGCGCAAGCAAGCCGACGGGGCGATCGATTACGATGAAATGCAGTCCCGGGTGTGCGGGCTGTTGGAAAAACATCCGGAAATCCGCAGGGAAATCCGGGAAGGCATCGATTGGTTGATGGTGGATGAATATCAGGACACCAGTCCGCTGCAAAAAAAGCTGATCGATCTTTTGGGTCGGGATGATGACGGTTCTTTCAGACCCGGCAAACTGTTCGTGGTGGGGGACCCCAACCAGTCGATCTACGGGTTCCGCGGTGTCGACGTGACCGTGTTTCACCGGACCCGGGAGGAGATCTGCGCTTCGCCGGAGGGAACCGAAGTGTTCCTGCGGCACAATTTCCGTTCCGAACCGGAGCTGGTGAAGCTCTGCAACAACGTGTTCGGCAAGCTCATGAACGAAGAGGCACCGAACGGATATGTTCCGGCCGAAGCCGGCATCCGCGGATCTTCACCGTCCCATGTGGCGGAATGGATCGACGTGCCGAAAGCGGATCCCCGTTTTCCCGGATGGGATCACCGGGATCTGGAAGCGGCGATGCTCGCCCGGCGGATCGACCGGATGATCAGGGAAGAGGGCGTGCGACCGGGGCAGATGGCGGTCCTGTTCCGGGCGATGACCCATGTCAAAAAGGTTGAACGGGAATTGGCCCGACTTGGCATTCCGTATTTCGTGGTGAAAGGAAGGGGGTTTTATGACCGGCAGGAAATCCATGATGTGAAGCACTTCCTCAGGCTGCTGGTCAACCCTGAGGATCGGGCGGCGATGGTCGGCGTTCTCCGGTCACCGTTTTGCGCCGTTTCCGATGAAACCGTCACCCGGATTGCCCTGGAAGCCGCCTGGCGGGAAGGGCCCGAACGATGGGCCGAACGGCCGGACCTGGACGAGGCGGAACGGCGAAAGCTTCGCCGGTTCGCCGTCTTGCTCCAAAAAGCCGGGCAACTGGCCGGGACGATGCGGATCGGCGACTTGCTCAGGATGGTATTGGAAGAGAGCGGATACACCGTCACGGCGTGGGCCGTCCCCGAAGGGAAGCGGACGGTGGCCAATCTGAACAAGCTTCTCGAACAGGCGGATCGGCTCGAAGGGATGGACGGATGGTCGATTTCCCGTTACCTGGATCGGCTGGAGTGGCTGACCCGGGAACAGGAGAGGGAAAACGAAGCGGCGGTGGAGTCGGAGGACAGCGACTGTGTCAAGCTGATGACGATTCACCAGGCAAAAGGATTGGAATTTCCGGTGGTATTCGTCCCCGATCTGTCCCGAAAACCCGGCCGAAACCGGCTTGATCTGTTCGTGTGTGACGAGCGGGGACTGGTCGTCAATCTGAAGGACGGTCAGGGGAATACGGTGGAGCGTTTTACATCGGCGGAAGAGCGGCGAAAGAGGCTCGAGCGGGAAGAGTCGCTCCGGCTTCTGTACGTGGCGATGACGAGGGCGGAATCGCGATTGGTGCTCAGCGGGGTGAGAGGGGGGACAAAAAAAGGAGGAAAGGAGGAGACGTGGATCGAAGGATTGTCGGCGTCACTGGGCGCGGACAACATCAATCCCGACACCGGGGAGTGGATGTATGAAGAAGGAGCTCTTCCCATCCGATGGTTGACCGGTCCGGCCCCCGATGTGTCCGCCGGGAGCCGGCAGGAAACCCCGCTCGATCGATTGGCAAAAGGCGAAGATCCGTTTCAAGGGATCACCGGAACGGAGGAGGAGCCGGATTCCCCGCCGTTTTTTCTCCGCCGCGGCCTGACCCCGGGTGACCTTCTGGAGATGAGCGTCACCGAATGGAAAGAAATGGTCAACTGCCCCCGTCGATATTATTACGGAAGGGTGATCGGCGTTCCCGCACTGGGCGCCGGCGGCGAAGAGCCGAACCCGACCGGGGGAAAACCGGGAGTCCTCGCCCCCAATGAACGGGGAACGGTCGTTCATCGCGTGTTCGAACTGCTCGCCGAATCGGGGGGAGAACCGGAAACTTGGGAGCGGTTCGCGTTGCAGGCTTTGGAAGAACAAGAGATCGCCCCGGAGGACAGAAAGGCGGCACTGGAAGAGATTCGCCCGTTCATCGGGAGATTTGCGTTCGGGGAATGGTACGCGCGGGTGAGAAACAGTTCCGAATGCCGGACGGAAGAACGATTCACGTTCACCACCCGGGGGCTTACGATCATCGGGGTGATGGATTGCCTGATCCGCGATGCCCGGGGGAATTGGGAAATCATCGACTACAAGACCGATCAGGTGACACCCGAAACGCTGGAAGAGACGGCACGGGAATACATGCCCCAGCTGATGCTGTACGCATTGGCGGCCTCGCAAAGAAACATCCGGCCTGTCCGCGCGTCTCTCTGGTTCGTGGGAGCGGGGCTGGAGCGATCCTGGGACGTTGACGCAACGTGGATCGGACGCGCGGAGGAAATGCTGGAGGAAACCGCCGTGAAGCTCCGGACGTCCACGGAGCAGGACGGATGGGAACCGCGACCGGGGAAACGGTGCTTCCATTGCCCCTGGAACTGGTTGTGTGACGGTGCCGCCGCTGAAGGATGA
- a CDS encoding PD-(D/E)XK nuclease family protein produces the protein MAGWICLHPVTRSGRGMGLRSVDPEPGSTTVYILPGTRHVKSMIGTLENEDVQCMTFDRFVRWCLGTAGKRPLMTRPQQRLLIEQALWELREKRGSLRFLDGALRRPSGWFAALEGAIGELKRSGVTPGRLLELWKDRPVRYAELAAFYETYQELLHRYGWWDQEEPYFELARRWKEPGIRRPKRLVLEHFHDLNPLQEQLLTALVTEVEIFFHVMMDERRPLLRGMAESIVKRLMSRGFQPVYVSRDPMDHHGKHPFLAHLCEEVFLDFPLPRTGRDALEVIRAPGMTAEVEAAVVRLKRWLRETGTDCSEVALIVPSMRLYGPVLFRELERAGIPARGETGKDMHAHPMLRLLLEAFRTKSGDSSALRELVGTSYFTWSAKLAPVRKRLLRPPVPRMPDELRRRWEDEVRELRRKAEDPDSPERDTAQAELLKWQEAETAIQALCDWIDSIPDSADPNTWAEWFQAWTEPLCHRERWREMAKDGRLLKQAAEEMAVYRELKHLAAQWKQLARLAPLRSMDADRFAALLADGAKGSRIALNRTERQGVHVLEAPDVRGDRFRAVFLLGAADGIWPRVHQDFWLLPDNERKALRKEEVRLILSGEHRDRERVEFFMSLTAAGEKLVLTMPTQDDEGRKLIPSPYLEEVLQVAQQVEIQNIDVSERSGPVSWEAAFTPARAAEFAISRLAEPSLGDEDRLRVATVKKVWTKLWPETWQVFLDRAAAARARHSPEWTPFDGRIRLSDDLQRRLRERLEVLRWRPEDLDRLIECRFRFLADKVWEALPAGFTFKEVGKAVQSIWLSRTMTRFFERYGSEFGDWFCEETGWNRLVGVAEEVMDGWSHEEGAGAFGAALSVGRRRFLKNLRELWEKEAKWRKDRGNHLPPHRVRLRYEWDLPVDDGSVIRLTGTIDRVDVSEDGTPALFHYRVDTGNVPKEKLVQGRRIRAFADLWAFRELEPDSPEPCGSGCWTVKDRNWGLWRDAAKEAGIIQRAKCIPEDRWEDTLEQAKQLLFREWKKALEGDFRVEPSDGCSTYCSQRHLCRIDLNRLMLRKMAGEGAE, from the coding sequence GTGGCCGGATGGATCTGTCTTCATCCCGTGACACGGTCCGGGAGGGGCATGGGACTGCGTTCCGTCGACCCGGAACCGGGAAGCACCACCGTATACATATTGCCGGGCACCCGGCACGTGAAAAGCATGATCGGGACGCTTGAAAACGAAGATGTCCAATGCATGACCTTTGACCGGTTTGTCCGGTGGTGTCTCGGCACCGCCGGCAAAAGACCCTTGATGACCCGCCCTCAGCAAAGATTGCTGATTGAGCAGGCATTGTGGGAGCTTCGTGAAAAGCGGGGTTCCCTCCGGTTTTTGGACGGGGCGCTCCGGCGACCATCGGGATGGTTTGCCGCTTTGGAGGGGGCGATCGGTGAGTTGAAGCGTTCCGGAGTCACACCGGGGCGTCTCTTGGAACTGTGGAAGGATCGTCCGGTCAGGTACGCGGAATTGGCCGCGTTTTACGAAACCTACCAAGAGCTCCTGCATCGGTACGGTTGGTGGGATCAGGAAGAACCGTATTTCGAGCTGGCACGCCGCTGGAAGGAACCGGGGATTCGCCGCCCGAAGCGGCTCGTGTTGGAACATTTCCATGATCTCAACCCGCTTCAGGAACAGTTGCTGACGGCTCTGGTCACGGAAGTGGAGATTTTCTTCCATGTCATGATGGACGAGCGGCGCCCGTTGCTGCGGGGCATGGCGGAATCGATCGTGAAGCGACTGATGTCCAGGGGATTTCAGCCTGTTTATGTCAGTCGCGATCCGATGGATCATCATGGCAAGCATCCGTTTCTTGCCCATCTGTGTGAAGAAGTCTTTTTGGACTTTCCGTTGCCCCGTACCGGGCGGGATGCACTGGAAGTGATCCGTGCACCGGGAATGACAGCGGAAGTCGAGGCGGCGGTCGTGCGATTGAAGCGCTGGTTGCGGGAGACGGGAACGGATTGTTCCGAGGTGGCGCTGATCGTGCCGAGCATGCGTCTGTACGGTCCCGTTCTGTTCAGGGAACTGGAGCGGGCCGGCATTCCGGCACGCGGGGAAACGGGGAAGGACATGCATGCGCATCCGATGCTCCGGCTGCTGCTGGAGGCGTTCCGGACAAAATCCGGTGATTCGTCCGCTTTGAGAGAGTTGGTCGGAACGTCGTATTTCACTTGGTCTGCGAAATTGGCGCCGGTGCGGAAGCGTCTGCTGCGTCCTCCGGTTCCCCGTATGCCGGACGAGCTTCGGCGGAGATGGGAAGATGAGGTTCGGGAACTCCGCCGGAAAGCGGAGGACCCCGATTCGCCGGAGCGGGATACGGCGCAGGCGGAACTGTTGAAATGGCAGGAGGCCGAAACGGCGATTCAAGCACTTTGCGATTGGATCGACAGCATCCCGGATTCGGCCGATCCGAACACTTGGGCGGAGTGGTTCCAAGCATGGACGGAGCCGCTCTGTCATCGGGAGCGTTGGCGGGAAATGGCCAAAGACGGGCGCTTGTTGAAACAGGCGGCCGAGGAGATGGCGGTGTACCGGGAATTGAAACATTTGGCTGCCCAATGGAAGCAGCTGGCCCGGTTGGCACCTCTCAGGAGCATGGATGCGGATCGTTTTGCCGCCTTGCTCGCGGACGGAGCCAAAGGGAGCCGGATCGCCCTGAATCGGACGGAGAGGCAAGGGGTGCACGTGTTGGAAGCGCCCGATGTTCGCGGGGACCGTTTCCGGGCGGTGTTCCTGTTGGGAGCCGCCGACGGGATTTGGCCCCGGGTTCACCAGGACTTTTGGCTGCTCCCCGACAACGAGCGCAAGGCACTTCGCAAGGAAGAAGTGCGTTTGATCCTGTCCGGGGAACACAGGGACAGGGAGCGGGTGGAATTTTTCATGAGCCTGACGGCCGCCGGGGAAAAGCTCGTGCTCACAATGCCCACCCAGGACGACGAGGGTCGCAAGCTGATTCCGTCCCCGTACCTGGAAGAAGTGTTGCAAGTGGCACAGCAAGTGGAGATTCAAAACATTGACGTATCCGAACGGTCCGGTCCCGTCTCGTGGGAAGCGGCATTCACGCCCGCGCGGGCGGCCGAATTCGCGATCAGTCGTTTGGCGGAACCGTCCCTCGGCGATGAAGATCGCTTGCGGGTGGCCACGGTGAAAAAGGTATGGACGAAGCTGTGGCCGGAAACCTGGCAGGTGTTCCTGGATCGCGCCGCGGCAGCCAGAGCCAGGCATTCTCCGGAATGGACGCCGTTTGACGGGAGGATCCGACTGTCCGATGATTTGCAAAGGCGTTTGCGGGAGCGGTTGGAGGTTCTCCGGTGGCGGCCTGAAGACCTGGACCGGCTGATCGAATGCCGTTTCCGGTTCCTGGCGGACAAGGTGTGGGAGGCCTTGCCTGCCGGATTTACTTTCAAAGAGGTCGGCAAGGCGGTGCAGAGCATCTGGCTCTCCCGGACGATGACCCGGTTTTTCGAGCGGTACGGAAGCGAATTCGGAGACTGGTTTTGCGAGGAAACAGGTTGGAATCGCCTGGTGGGCGTGGCCGAAGAGGTGATGGACGGATGGAGCCATGAGGAGGGGGCGGGGGCATTCGGTGCCGCCTTGAGCGTGGGACGGAGGCGGTTTTTGAAAAACCTCCGCGAACTTTGGGAAAAGGAAGCCAAATGGCGAAAGGATCGCGGCAACCACCTGCCGCCTCATCGGGTCCGCCTCCGGTATGAATGGGATCTTCCCGTGGATGACGGGTCGGTCATCCGCTTGACCGGAACGATTGACCGGGTCGACGTGTCGGAGGACGGAACCCCGGCGCTGTTCCATTACCGGGTGGACACCGGCAATGTCCCGAAAGAAAAACTGGTTCAGGGGCGCAGGATCCGCGCTTTCGCCGATTTGTGGGCCTTTCGTGAGCTGGAACCGGATTCTCCGGAACCGTGCGGATCCGGGTGCTGGACGGTCAAGGACCGGAACTGGGGATTGTGGAGAGATGCGGCCAAAGAGGCCGGCATCATCCAACGTGCCAAATGCATTCCCGAAGACCGGTGGGAAGACACGCTGGAGCAGGCAAAACAGCTCCTCTTCCGGGAATGGAAGAAAGCGTTGGAGGGAGATTTCCGGGTGGAGCCGTCGGACGGATGTTCGACTTACTGTTCACAGAGACATCTCTGCCGGATCGACCTGAACCGGTTGATGCTCCGGAAAATGGCGGGAGAGGGGGCCGAGTGA
- a CDS encoding group I truncated hemoglobin — MLRSTKSTLYEKMGGDETIRAAVHDFCNRMLLDDRVNHHFIGINVDSLRKNMTTFFMSWALNGKPFDQFSLRKAHAGLNITSEEYNIAVKHMVESLRTCNVDLEDIARVEAYLRFIKPHIIHK, encoded by the coding sequence TTGTTAAGGAGTACGAAGAGCACGTTGTATGAAAAGATGGGGGGAGACGAAACGATTCGCGCGGCCGTCCACGATTTTTGCAACCGCATGTTGCTGGATGACCGGGTCAACCACCACTTCATCGGCATCAACGTCGACTCACTTCGCAAGAACATGACCACCTTCTTCATGAGTTGGGCCCTGAACGGAAAGCCGTTTGACCAGTTCTCCCTCCGAAAAGCCCATGCCGGCCTGAACATCACCTCCGAAGAGTACAACATCGCCGTGAAACATATGGTGGAATCCCTCCGCACCTGCAACGTGGACCTGGAAGACATCGCCCGGGTCGAAGCCTATCTTCGATTCATCAAACCGCACATCATCCACAAATGA
- a CDS encoding AAA family ATPase, whose protein sequence is MRLHRVKFRGFGRWIDREFEFKDGINLVEAPNEAGKSTLLTGIFALLYGPKKEGTQIRTRADWLERYAPWTGGGYGGEIEYSLSGKRFRLVRNLDWKREKEELFDLEAEREITGEFPPDQRKDRQFLERQIRLSGESLRRIIFLTSGTLPQDGRKEKKGGDSQVLERLKRLVVQGEDYDVNRAVRQLDASLAEIGTARASTRPYGAALARKEQLEREIAEMAEKREQYVREREELKKLEEQFRLIDAEKGELESLLTEIREKAERQQATEMLHKELQHLIMERNNIRMKLDEHRESCRKMEELQVECDRTRPPRPIYYEQYYELAEKQRQKQALLQQIEEFDARLAELDRSLEEMVQTHAKLLQMDESRSLGVLHQLKEIRRLEERNEELAAMLDKSEESGSWGEIRQDLLRLDELQKEAKTLEQDKMRVQLRLTQLTDRPVWKWMLRSWGWLAVCVAGVIATVPLAIWLPAVSPVPLIMAGWAGFRFHRGRMADQVRREQQEAEREELRARLEEVCGKISANEASQRELMQRWQAESIGHMVQKQADILEEMKKRENWKREAAENREAIEHLKKEAGTWLADYLEEVPEWSAAEWLESARNLVTRFRQVKSELHQFQLERSMKRKEQEDRKRQLESVRAFLEAWEARFGTTDPETAKKWMDQTETLLKLEQKLSEERKKFLELEELRRKERWEEQERELEERILQLQSMLADYYSGMTEPQVDWKARLLDAERELSHFIEKWREHKETMDRLRGSIDQLEEWLEEMSIKAAERVRAEEEIDRIRRRRNVLEIAREALDKAAREVRDNIAPRLVPHAAGWIRQVTDGRYSDLLIDVKNGIRLDVFVPETGEKKSVDRLSQGTIDQMFFAMRLSLVQFYSEHTGTRLPLFLDDCFVHFDEERIRRAIRLLAEFSREHQIILCTCQNRERRLMEEEGIRWHEVKLA, encoded by the coding sequence ATGAGGCTGCACCGGGTGAAATTTCGGGGATTCGGTCGCTGGATCGACCGCGAATTCGAATTCAAAGACGGCATCAATCTGGTCGAGGCCCCCAACGAAGCGGGAAAATCCACGCTGCTTACCGGCATCTTCGCCCTGCTCTACGGTCCGAAAAAAGAGGGGACGCAGATTCGCACCAGAGCCGACTGGCTGGAACGGTATGCCCCCTGGACGGGAGGCGGGTACGGGGGAGAAATTGAATACAGTCTCTCCGGCAAACGGTTTCGTCTGGTGAGAAACCTGGATTGGAAGCGGGAAAAGGAAGAACTGTTCGATCTGGAAGCCGAGAGGGAGATCACCGGGGAGTTCCCGCCGGACCAGCGGAAAGACCGCCAGTTTCTGGAGCGGCAGATCCGGCTTTCCGGGGAAAGCCTCCGGAGAATCATTTTTCTCACCTCCGGAACGCTGCCGCAGGACGGGAGAAAGGAGAAAAAAGGGGGAGACTCGCAGGTTCTCGAGCGACTGAAGCGTCTGGTGGTCCAGGGAGAAGATTATGACGTGAACCGGGCCGTCCGGCAACTGGACGCGTCGCTGGCGGAGATCGGCACCGCAAGGGCTTCCACCCGCCCGTACGGGGCGGCGCTGGCCCGAAAGGAGCAGCTGGAGCGAGAGATCGCCGAGATGGCCGAAAAGCGGGAGCAGTACGTGAGGGAACGGGAGGAGCTCAAGAAACTGGAGGAGCAATTTCGCCTCATCGATGCGGAAAAGGGGGAACTGGAGAGCCTCCTGACCGAGATCCGCGAAAAAGCGGAACGGCAACAGGCCACGGAAATGTTGCACAAAGAACTGCAACATCTGATCATGGAGCGCAACAACATCCGGATGAAATTGGACGAGCACCGGGAATCGTGCCGGAAAATGGAAGAATTGCAGGTGGAATGCGACCGGACCCGTCCCCCGCGGCCCATCTATTATGAACAGTACTACGAATTGGCGGAAAAACAGCGGCAAAAACAGGCCTTGCTCCAGCAAATCGAGGAATTCGACGCGCGGCTGGCGGAATTGGATCGCTCGCTGGAAGAAATGGTTCAGACACATGCCAAGCTGCTGCAGATGGACGAATCCCGCTCCTTGGGGGTCTTGCATCAATTGAAAGAGATCCGGCGACTGGAGGAGCGGAACGAGGAACTGGCCGCCATGTTGGACAAATCCGAGGAATCCGGAAGTTGGGGAGAGATCCGCCAGGATCTGCTTCGACTCGACGAATTGCAAAAAGAAGCCAAAACGCTGGAACAGGACAAGATGCGCGTGCAACTGCGACTGACCCAGCTGACCGACCGGCCCGTCTGGAAATGGATGCTTCGGTCATGGGGTTGGTTGGCCGTCTGCGTGGCGGGCGTGATCGCCACGGTTCCGTTGGCCATTTGGTTGCCCGCGGTTTCTCCCGTTCCCCTCATCATGGCCGGTTGGGCCGGTTTCCGTTTTCATCGCGGCCGGATGGCGGACCAGGTGCGGCGGGAACAGCAAGAAGCCGAGAGAGAGGAGTTGCGCGCGCGCCTGGAAGAGGTGTGCGGGAAGATCTCCGCCAATGAAGCTTCGCAGCGGGAGCTGATGCAAAGGTGGCAGGCGGAGTCCATCGGACACATGGTTCAGAAACAGGCGGATATCCTGGAGGAGATGAAAAAGCGGGAAAACTGGAAACGGGAAGCGGCGGAAAACCGGGAAGCGATCGAACATTTGAAAAAAGAGGCGGGAACGTGGCTTGCCGATTACCTGGAGGAAGTTCCCGAGTGGTCGGCGGCGGAATGGCTGGAGTCGGCCCGCAATCTGGTGACCCGTTTCCGTCAGGTGAAGAGTGAACTTCATCAATTTCAGTTGGAACGCAGCATGAAACGCAAGGAGCAGGAAGACCGCAAGCGGCAACTGGAAAGTGTCCGGGCATTTTTGGAAGCGTGGGAAGCACGGTTCGGCACGACGGATCCCGAAACGGCCAAGAAATGGATGGATCAGACGGAAACGTTGTTGAAGTTGGAACAAAAACTCTCGGAGGAACGGAAGAAGTTCCTGGAACTTGAGGAATTGCGCCGCAAGGAGCGATGGGAGGAGCAGGAACGGGAACTGGAAGAGAGGATTTTGCAACTTCAATCCATGTTGGCCGACTACTACTCGGGCATGACCGAACCCCAGGTGGATTGGAAGGCGCGGCTGCTCGACGCGGAACGGGAACTCTCCCATTTCATCGAGAAATGGAGAGAGCACAAGGAAACGATGGATCGCCTGCGGGGAAGCATCGACCAATTGGAAGAATGGTTGGAAGAGATGTCGATCAAAGCCGCGGAACGGGTTCGTGCCGAAGAGGAAATCGATCGGATCCGACGCAGGCGGAACGTGCTGGAAATCGCCCGAGAAGCGCTGGATAAGGCGGCAAGGGAAGTGCGCGACAACATCGCTCCCCGATTGGTCCCCCATGCGGCGGGGTGGATCCGCCAAGTGACGGACGGACGTTACAGCGATCTGCTCATCGATGTGAAAAACGGCATCCGCCTGGATGTGTTCGTGCCCGAAACCGGCGAGAAAAAGTCGGTGGACCGGCTCAGCCAAGGCACGATCGACCAGATGTTTTTCGCCATGCGTCTCAGCCTCGTCCAGTTTTATTCCGAGCATACCGGCACCCGTCTCCCCCTGTTTCTGGATGATTGTTTCGTCCACTTTGACGAGGAACGGATCCGCCGGGCCATTCGTCTTCTGGCGGAGTTTTCGCGGGAGCATCAGATCATTCTTTGCACTTGTCAAAACCGTGAGCGTCGGTTGATGGAGGAAGAAGGAATCCGGTGGCATGAGGTGAAGCTCGCGTGA